In Arachis stenosperma cultivar V10309 chromosome 1, arast.V10309.gnm1.PFL2, whole genome shotgun sequence, one DNA window encodes the following:
- the LOC130960920 gene encoding uncharacterized protein LOC130960920 isoform X1, giving the protein MRGEREAEREEGGNPRRRRSWSPRQHRRRRHRGGSLSPQAAAIEASAVTPSSLWTSLLLNLVLSLVSASSLWLNLCLAQDGSRIPICNLFRDTSYLFSLLLHYFSSTGVILDFFYFLLIVDLFSKLFFLFSSYCRLVFKADNLGWKILSTAVPFAMALTADPIASLVDTTFIGRIGSLSGWVVAVVGAVVKALRMQRSSNLFCL; this is encoded by the exons atgaggggagagagagaggccGAACGCGAGGAGGGAGGGAACCCTCGTCGTCGCCGTTCGTGGAGTCCGCGCCAACACCGTCGTCGCCGTCACAGAGGAGGGTCCCTGTCTCCGCAAGCTGCCGCCATCGAAGCTTCTGCTGTGACGCCGTCGTCTCTCTGGACGTCGCTGCTTCTGAATCTTGTCCTGTCACTGGTCTCTGCCTCTTCATTGTGGCTCAACCTCTGTTTAG CACAAGATGGGAGCAGAATTCCAATTTGCAATTTATTTAGGGATACCAGCTACTTATTTTCATTGCTACTTCATTATTTCTCTTCTACAGGTGTAATTcttgactttttttattttcttcttattgtAGACTTGTTTTcaaagctcttttttttattttcttcttactGCAGACTTGTTTTCAAAGCAGACAACCTTGGTTGGAAAATATTGTCAACTGCAGTGCCATTTGCTATGGCTTTGACAGCTGATCCTATTGCTTCACTAGTTGACACAACATTCATTGGCCGAATAG GTTCATTGAGTGGTTGGGTTGTTGCTGTAGTGGGAGCTGTGGTAAAAGCATTAAGGATGCAAAGAAGCTCAAATCTCTTTTGTTTATGA
- the LOC130960920 gene encoding uncharacterized protein LOC130960920 isoform X2 yields the protein MRGEREAEREEGGNPRRRRSWSPRQHRRRRHRGGSLSPQAAAIEASAVTPSSLWTSLLLNLVLSLVSASSLWLNLCLAQDGSRIPICNLFRDTSYLFSLLLHYFSSTDNLGWKILSTAVPFAMALTADPIASLVDTTFIGRIGSLSGWVVAVVGAVVKALRMQRSSNLFCL from the exons atgaggggagagagagaggccGAACGCGAGGAGGGAGGGAACCCTCGTCGTCGCCGTTCGTGGAGTCCGCGCCAACACCGTCGTCGCCGTCACAGAGGAGGGTCCCTGTCTCCGCAAGCTGCCGCCATCGAAGCTTCTGCTGTGACGCCGTCGTCTCTCTGGACGTCGCTGCTTCTGAATCTTGTCCTGTCACTGGTCTCTGCCTCTTCATTGTGGCTCAACCTCTGTTTAG CACAAGATGGGAGCAGAATTCCAATTTGCAATTTATTTAGGGATACCAGCTACTTATTTTCATTGCTACTTCATTATTTCTCTTCTACAG ACAACCTTGGTTGGAAAATATTGTCAACTGCAGTGCCATTTGCTATGGCTTTGACAGCTGATCCTATTGCTTCACTAGTTGACACAACATTCATTGGCCGAATAG GTTCATTGAGTGGTTGGGTTGTTGCTGTAGTGGGAGCTGTGGTAAAAGCATTAAGGATGCAAAGAAGCTCAAATCTCTTTTGTTTATGA
- the LOC130960920 gene encoding uncharacterized protein LOC130960920 isoform X3, translated as MRGEREAEREEGGNPRRRRSWSPRQHRRRRHRGGSLSPQAAAIEASAVTPSSLWTSLLLNLVLSLVSASSLWLNLCLDLFSKLFFLFSSYCRLVFKADNLGWKILSTAVPFAMALTADPIASLVDTTFIGRIGSLSGWVVAVVGAVVKALRMQRSSNLFCL; from the exons atgaggggagagagagaggccGAACGCGAGGAGGGAGGGAACCCTCGTCGTCGCCGTTCGTGGAGTCCGCGCCAACACCGTCGTCGCCGTCACAGAGGAGGGTCCCTGTCTCCGCAAGCTGCCGCCATCGAAGCTTCTGCTGTGACGCCGTCGTCTCTCTGGACGTCGCTGCTTCTGAATCTTGTCCTGTCACTGGTCTCTGCCTCTTCATTGTGGCTCAACCTCTGTTTAG ACTTGTTTTcaaagctcttttttttattttcttcttactGCAGACTTGTTTTCAAAGCAGACAACCTTGGTTGGAAAATATTGTCAACTGCAGTGCCATTTGCTATGGCTTTGACAGCTGATCCTATTGCTTCACTAGTTGACACAACATTCATTGGCCGAATAG GTTCATTGAGTGGTTGGGTTGTTGCTGTAGTGGGAGCTGTGGTAAAAGCATTAAGGATGCAAAGAAGCTCAAATCTCTTTTGTTTATGA
- the LOC130960920 gene encoding uncharacterized protein LOC130960920 isoform X4 — MRGEREAEREEGGNPRRRRSWSPRQHRRRRHRGGSLSPQAAAIEASAVTPSSLWTSLLLNLVLSLVSASSLWLNLCLDNLGWKILSTAVPFAMALTADPIASLVDTTFIGRIGSLSGWVVAVVGAVVKALRMQRSSNLFCL, encoded by the exons atgaggggagagagagaggccGAACGCGAGGAGGGAGGGAACCCTCGTCGTCGCCGTTCGTGGAGTCCGCGCCAACACCGTCGTCGCCGTCACAGAGGAGGGTCCCTGTCTCCGCAAGCTGCCGCCATCGAAGCTTCTGCTGTGACGCCGTCGTCTCTCTGGACGTCGCTGCTTCTGAATCTTGTCCTGTCACTGGTCTCTGCCTCTTCATTGTGGCTCAACCTCTGTTTAG ACAACCTTGGTTGGAAAATATTGTCAACTGCAGTGCCATTTGCTATGGCTTTGACAGCTGATCCTATTGCTTCACTAGTTGACACAACATTCATTGGCCGAATAG GTTCATTGAGTGGTTGGGTTGTTGCTGTAGTGGGAGCTGTGGTAAAAGCATTAAGGATGCAAAGAAGCTCAAATCTCTTTTGTTTATGA
- the LOC130960911 gene encoding palmitoyl-acyl carrier protein thioesterase, chloroplastic-like, with the protein MVTLGTSSTLCSFIGVMLPQQINFGYRGKQEVKHARCGGFQIKANVKTPNKDDNSLRVTTSSTLDDFVFRQNFTIKSYEVGANEKASIETLMNYFQDSAINHFKTFGIHRGGFGSTEEMIKRNLIWVFTRMRIETYRYPVCDEVVQVEAWMSVAGKNAVRWNWLLRDSKTYQVLSKASSGCVMMNKLTRKLSKIPEEARREFESYFVNSSLMIPEDGIKNIPKLNVTTADYICTGLKPRWNDLDINLHVSNVKYIGWVLESVPESILTNHELCGMSLEYKRECGRDSKLHSLTAICGANNNNVEFYHLLQLEDRGVEILRGRTKWRPKL; encoded by the exons ATGGTAACGCTGGGTACTTCGTCTACATTATGTTCTTTTATTGGTGTCATGCTACCACAACAAATAAATTTTGGCTACCGAGGAAAGCAAGAAGTGAAACATGCTCGTTGTGGTGGCTTCCAAATTAAGGCAAATGTTAAAACCCCAAACAAGGATGATAATTCTTTGAGAGTTACCACATCTTCTACTCTGGATGATTTTGTGTTCCGTCAAAATTTCACTATTAAATCGTATGAAGTTGGTGCTAACGAAAAGGCATCTATTGAGACTTTGATGAACTATTTTCAG GACTCTGCAATTAATCACTTTAAGACATTTGGAATTCATCGCGGTGGCTTTGGTTCCACAGAAGAAATGATTAAAAGGAACTTAATATGGGTATTTACTCGTATGCGAATAGAGACTTATCGTTATCCTGTATG CGATGAAGTTGTTCAAGTGGAAGCTTGGATGTCCGTAGCTGGAAAAAATGCTGTGCGTTGGAATTGGCTTTTGCGAGATTCCAAAACATATCAAGTCTTAAGTAAAGCCTCCAG TGGTTGTGTCATGATGAACAAACTGACGAGAAAATTATCAAAAATACCAGAAGAAGCTAGAAGGGAGTTTGAGTCCTATTTTGTAAATTCCTCTCTGATGATTCCTGAAGATGGTATAAAAAACATACCCAAACTCAACGTCACTACAGCAGATTATATTTGTACCGGTTTAAAA ccAAGATGGAATGATCTAGATATAAATCTTCATGTGAGCAATGTGAAGTACATTGGTTGGGTTCTGGAG AGTGTTCCGGAATCAATATTGACGAATCATGAGTTGTGTGGCATGAGTTTGGAATACAAGAGGGAGTGTGGTAGAGATAGTAAGCTTCACTCTCTAACTGCAATTTGTGGCGCCAATAATAACAATGTTGAGTTTTATCATTTGCTTCAACTTGAAGATCGTGGTGTTGAGATTTTAAGGGGAAGGACTAAGTGGAGACCAAAACTTTAA